The Periplaneta americana isolate PAMFEO1 chromosome 2, P.americana_PAMFEO1_priV1, whole genome shotgun sequence genome has a window encoding:
- the LOC138695076 gene encoding F-box/LRR-repeat protein fbxl-1-like isoform X19: MIDLLPNEVMLEIFSYLDIHDLALSVQHVNSRWKELSRDKKLWKDRVFKPDDSMLDEERMHLLRNMPSLRAYVSYRGRNTELIIDTLCTYCKGIEHLHLNGNHIVRYSLLQKITNSFPNLEKLTISFFEQENPLQFCRLISDLQNLTTLSFAGSCVKELQDGILKPIADGCPSLQHMDLGKGMFTDEDVRYFLTKKQTQLLFFRVGCYTSVETYACIVRCKNLEHLYYSCPPDCPDLNLIDISLVKDLKNLKSLMLPHLSEIQYRNLPHLFEGAYLRNITKLQFEAYDLGTVLRNCPQLLELTVRGTKDVLEEGLKDIGNCKNLKYLSFSECRGVTARCVKYVADGCPKLKYLNLSCFVHISNDLIQNVLKCKNLRILCIKYDYWARTKFLLIPSHLVHLKQLVIYEYIKGEDVWNKLQQEMPHLKIREKYFDNDIEDVDYK; encoded by the coding sequence ATGATTGACTTGCTACCTAACGAAGTGATGCTGGAGATATTCTCGTATTTGGATATACATGATCTGGCTCTATCTGTACAACATGTCAACTCTCGGTGGAAGGAGCTGTCGAGAGATAAGAAGCTGTGGAAGGACAGAGTGTTCAAACCTGATGACAGCAtgctggatgaagaaagaatgcatCTCTTGAGAAACATGCCATCTCTGAGGGCTTATGTGTCCTATAGAGGAAGAAACACAGAACTGATTATTGACACGTTATGCACATACTGCAAAGGTATTGAACACTTGCATTTGAATGGAAACCACATCGTTCGGTATTCGCTGTTGCAAAAAATTACGAACTCGTTTCCAAATTTAGAGAAattaacaatttctttttttgAACAAGAGAATCCTCTACAGTTTTGCAGACTAATAAGCGATCTTCAGAATCTGACCACATTAAGCTTTGCTGGCTCATGTGTAAAAGAATTACAAGATGGAATACTGAAACCGATTGCTGATGGGTGTCCTTCTTTGCAGCATATGGACTTAGGTAAAGGTATGTTCACTGACGAAGATGTTAGATATTTTCTGACAAAGAAACAAACACAACTTTTATTCTTTCGTGTTGGGTGCTATACATCAGTAGAAACATACGCATGTATTGTACGGTGTAAGAATCTGGAACACTTGTATTACAGTTGTCCTCCAGACTGTCCAGATCTCAATCTCATTGATATCTCTCTCGTGAAAGATTTGAAGAACCTGAAAAGCTTGATGCTGCCTCATTTAAGTGAGATACAGTATAGGAACCTCCCTCATTTATTCGAAGGAGCATACTTACGCAATATAACCAAGTTACAATTTGAAGCATATGACTTAGGTACTGTTTTGAGAAATTGCCCCCAACTTCTTGAGCTTACTGTAAGAGGTACGAAGGATGTATTAGAAGAAGGACTTAAGGACATTGGTAACTGCAAAAACTTGAAATATCTGAGTTTTTCAGAATGCAGAGGAGTGACAGCAAGGTGTGTGAAATATGTAGCAGACGGTTGTcctaaattaaaatatcttaatttgtCGTGCTTTGTTCACATAAGCAATGATCTAATTCAGAATGTTCTCAAGTGCAAGAATTTGAGAATTCTATGCATCAAATATGATTATTGGGCAAGGACAAAGTTTCTTTTGATTCCATCGCACCTTGTTCACTTGAAGCAACTTGTGATATACGAATATATAAAGGGAGAAGATGTCTGGAACAAACTTCAACAAGAAATGCCACATTTGAAAATAAGAGAGAAATATTTCGACAATGATATCGAAGATGTTGACTACAAATAA